The sequence tcaactaaacgaattagaagaattaagacatgaagcatacgaaaattcgttaatctataaggaaagaacgaagaaatggcatgataaaagaatcagaagttcaaaagaattcaaagaaggagacagagttcttcttttcaattcacgattcaagctatatcctggaaaattgaaatcaagatggtctggaccattcatagtcaaaagagttttcccatacggaatagtagaattgataaattcaaatgggattgaatttaaggttaatggtcacagagttaaacattacatagatagtccaatggaagttgacaatgaagttaatcacaatttcgataccacagctaactaagtgtggggagaatcaagtcttttaaaggataatatgtatttctgttagagttagattttctgttttcgtgtagttctcgaaaatggaacccgaatggtctttccctagcagaccctaaagaactagtcttctccccccattctgaatttttattttttttaggtttttacaaaatgaagacttcctgtgaactaaaccatggtctaatgctacacgctttgatcactaaacgtaataatgacacacttccgagtgaaatagtatcagtaatcagagaaagattggacggagtaagaaaagaatccagatgcgaagataataagttacaatttggtaaaggaaaatcaaaatccgcagcgaaaagaagagcacgacaccttgaaagatgtcacaaatgcggaaaatggtcacatggaggtaaatgttcaaataatcaaacctatcaaacatcgaatttgttactttatgcagagacggaccgttcatatgtttagaagaaaaaacactgaatgctcgaggttacgcctttgtagctatggaaaaccaattaatccgaatatcttatgagtgggatagatcatatcactaagaatactatctcacaggtaagtctgtacagtttttatttttttatattttcatttttaaccttttgataataaacgctaatttgttcgctataaagtattaaattggtattgaataaaattaggtttggcgaccgaaattattgatatcattcaaaaatttattacatcactgcgaaatttaacgtttattcttaaggtataaatatctttaatcaatcaacccaaaatatttcaaaaattcgtcatgagttaaattagatcatggaaccgaaattactttaccgaaaagaggggcgcatatttttgataatatttgattgattaaagtgggataaaagtcaaaaagatttttaattttatttttaccatatttttaaaattaatatataaatcttaaattaatattgtgaactttgtaagatcaatatatttaagtttgtcaatatttgaaaaattttaatatttttaatataagtttgtatgtataacaacaaaattaaatataagtttggtgtgaatttataatatgaatttttaattaagtttggtgtgaatttttaattttatgcattttaaatttaagtttggtgtgaatttaaaaacaaaaatttactttatttcgttaagttaaaaatatgatttttaaaattcgtcgtaagttgaagactaggtctttgaaccgaaattgctttacccgagggagggacgagaacttttattatcattatttttaatcttattaaactaaagtatgccaaaaacattaaaaaaaaaaatccaaaaatctttacttttaaaaccgcgctttgaattgacaaattttaaaattttatcgagggacggactaggacatcgatccgaaacaccctcgttcctaaaggaaaaacaaatttttaaaatttaattaattataagttttataaagtataaggttttataaaaaaaaaaaaaaaaaaaaaaaaaaaaaaaaaaaacgccgcgagttgcggagtttgtaaggTCCAAATGCCGCGACTCGTGGAGGACCAAAAACccaggaaaaaaaataaaacgtaaagaaacagatcagtccacccacaaccacactccaaactgcgaaaatacacccgaaaataccgaaaaacacacaccaaattctcaatttttgaccgtttttcatcaaatcttttactaaaatcatgctgagaaggatgctatcaaggaattactcaagaaaaagggtaaatttctacacctaaacaccatttaatccgaaaattggtgttcttgagcaattttttctcaattcaattttgatactttttagtgtaattgtgcttaaattgcttatgtattatgcttgtataacctagattgatgctatttaacatgattagaagccttaaacttcaaattttgagtaatctagggtttgtgttcttgagcaaatttggggctttttgatataaactgcttatggccgatttttgtcatgaattgttgctaaattaagtagtgtaacatgtttaggtagttaaatgatccaaactttgagcctaagcatgattttgagaattaaagtggactttttcaagtctaaaattcatgaacttgatttttgagagataatgtcatttgaaacttgtttaattgctagtaatgattattttgacatgttatttgagttgaatgcttatgaacttggtgaacattttcgtatatgcttatttgaaaaagtgtagatttgataaaaatatgaaaatgagcttatgtttgatataaattgaacatgtcattgtaattattttgattaatgattttgctgacactaatgcatatttggatgcacaaaaattgtgtttgatgtgttttgcagactgaaaggggtgaatcttcatctcaagctcgcaatgctcctgctgataatgcggaacaacaggaggtggataactactacaaacaagatatacctcatccagtcatgacattttcagatatgcacttggaagagttgcacccgaacttgagatttgacagacgttggatagattatccaaaataccaaaggggtttgcatactcttcattctaaagctgttgaagtacctagggtaatagaatgggcaccgttagaagctgtagaattagccgggccaattagagaattacttacacagaggtatggtaattctacttttaacgattgggtacgattattcagcatgcgtagacctgtatataaagtatggtgtgaagaattattgtgtagtatagaaataaatgatcgggtatctagtttaaccgatcgatcttttattagatttttgttaggaggttcgatgcgccacatgtctctactagacatggctcaggccttacgtatatatacgcctgaggagttagcatctgccgattgtagagggttgatattgaacggtaggaaaattgatgaaaattttgatacgcatggtgtatggagtcaaatgactagccatcactgatttaaagggggaattactcttatttggatatagatagagcagagttaaaagtaattcataggtttttagttaattcgattacacaaagaggtaagaataaggaaaaggtaaatgaacaggatttgttttaccacatgtgtattcgagacccacaaagcgctgtaagtataccttattgtgtgggttattatttatcagctatggttagggggatgagaccgcatagcataataggaggtggtatatttattactttgattgctgaatatctcggtgtggatataagtcggggggattattagtcgaagaaccagaaccccgcgatacaataggtttaaatgtataccatggtgcgaaggttttgaagaggcgaaataacgccgcagtacaataccatagtagacatccacaggttgagagaaaccaacagccaggtaatgtgggaggaggaaatgaaatgacagaaatgcaaaggtttatagcttcacaagagtatgaaaatgctagacatcgagcatttgaagattagaaagttcatcaaaaccaaatcatagctcattgccaacatgtaggtagaaactatattcctactccatcgcccgtatttcctccctggtctatagagatccaactaccgtatcctacgtataacccagccgaagcattttataacacatatggttatgcatggaacccctactggtatcagtatcatccctagtctacttagttttatttattttataatttgtaatgttgatacatttaatacttatgttggaattgtattagtttttataatttactaatttttatttttagattttaataatgtttgaatgtggggtaatataccaaacttcaaaaatatgtatatatgtttgcagtttatcttatgtacacaacagggtaaaacaatgcatttttaaagactggcattaagttcagcaaaagcaactaattttgacgacaagatgcaaaataaatgtgatataacaacaagaagaaatgaacaaatgatgtgcaccatttatcattcaacacaaacaacaatatgtttggaaaatttggtaaaatttaatcatttctacgctaatcaccctcaataatttaaattgttactgatttcttgcaaatgagggcattgcaagatcttaagtgtgggaaggggttaaattctttcggatttttaaaatttttatcttaaacacatggttaccattaaaaatactagtaaaacagtagttgtattagaatctagtgctctctgataataaaaaacagccctagtcttatatactgactacccaattctagtaaaaattttcaaaattttcaattaaatgaactcaaaatcatgtttatacatatttatgaacgataaaactaggtgttaacaccgaaattattgttaccttggaaaggacataaattgagaaacaaaccaaaatgttagaattcatttaaaatggaatagaggacaataaaaaggaaaataaaagccaagtgtgggaaaaattaccaagttatcttaaacatatgtcacatatttctgtaacaaataactgaaaatacttttgctttggactaaactaaactgttttacccgatgaaagaaaagaagagatggatctacacgatgaatcaattccatcattaaaaggaagtaaagtcttccgaaaaagaaacgcgcttcttgatttaggtcatgaagttatcgtccagaccagctgtaggttgatgaaaaatctagaaaagtcatctctaaaatcagcaggaaatccacggacctcagcataaaacagggtcgccaagtggtcagatttatcctaaccatgagaaggatttatctcgtaaaatgggggggcaccgtgcaaattagctggataagactaatgaatcagatccccagaaaggataatctccttaaagatcaaaaatcagcttttaagactgatattactcaatccttgagattgaccttaaagattgagaattagaaactcatggaattcaatgatatataaactcgagcttgaacgagaaaatattttgatcaaaattacaaaccgatttgttttctgaaaaccctattttcaatgcgttcattaccattgaatgtaaaatcctaggaattcacctggaattcattaggtcacctgaactaaatcgggtgtcaaccgtaagaacggtagttgcatagcatggtcaaagacaggaccttgtgccagaccgaaaaatcataagggtgagctttactattgctcctaccaaggatagtaattgcgtccgacacgttatagaccataattaaaagcatgtcaggggacattgccttaacagttgcttgttcaacgctttcctttacaaccggacggtagtttatcgaaaggtaatatacggagcaagtatacttgacgtgttgctttcctaatacaaggttagcaagtgggtgacacaaaaccgcaagttttgagctaaaattttcaaatctgaaacccaccaaacccacaaaaatgatttgcaaacaccggtgaagggttattccggaaaacttatctagggtaaaagctagattaaaattttcaaaagatcaaatgttttcataaagatccaatttccttaaaggatctaaattttatagtcatgtgggactgtaaaccatatcgttactaccattgtttataccgccgtatagaaatcactgatgtacaaagtgtgaagaataaagaagtcattctagtatttcaagactatattgcttgaggacaagcaacactcaagtgtgggaatatttgataatgctaaaaacgaacatatatttcatagcattattcctcaagaaagacaagcttttagttgcaattgttctatttacaagtaatattcgtttaaataataaaaggtgaagacaaaagacagattcgatgaattgaagacgcaaaggtccaaaaagctcaaaagtacaaaatacaatcaaagtggttccaattattgataagaaacgtctcgaaattacaagagtacaagattcaaatcgcaaagtacaagatattaaattgtacgcaaggacgttcgaaaattcggaaccgggaccagagtcaactctcaacgctcgacacaatggactaaaaattacaagtcaactatgcacataaatataatataatatttaaataattcttataattatttatatattatataatataaaaatccgtcggtaaacaaagagccaaagctgggtgagctgtaaatacaaactccgcgactcgcggagtttgaagagcaaaaagggcgcgagtcgcggagccccaaaaaatgaaactgcctataaaagcaaacgcagtttgatcgatcaaaatatcataaatcaatctctctctatatatgtatacgtaatatttatatttatattttatattttaattttaatttctaataataagggtatgttagcgaatgttgtaagggtgtaagtcgaattctgtccgtgtaacgctacgctatttttaatcattgtaagttatgttcaacttttttacattaatgtctcgtagataagttattattatgcttatttaaaatgaagtaatcatgatgttgggctaattactaaaattgggtaattgggctttgtaccataattggggtttggacaaaagaacgacacttgtggaaattagactatgggctattaattggctttatatttgtttaactaaatgatagtttattaattttaatataaagatttataattggacgtccctataaataaccatatacactcaatcggacacgatgggcgggatatttatatgtacgaataatcgttcatttaaccggacacgggaatggattaatagccactagaattattaaaataggggtgaaattatgtacaaggacacttggcataattgataacaaagtattaaaaccttgggttacactcagtcgacatcatggtgtaattattaaacaaagtattaaaatcttgttacagtttaagtccccaattagttggaatatttgacttcgggtataaggaaaatttgacgaggacactcgcactttatatttatgactgatggactgttatggacaaaaatcagacggacatattaaataatccaggacaaaggacaattaacccatgggcataaaactaaaatcaacacgtcaaacatcatgattacggaagtttaaataagcgtaattcttttatttcatatttaattttctttattttatatttaattgcacttctaattatcgcacttttatttattgttattgtatttaattgcacttttaattatcgtactttttaattatcgcacttttatttatcgcaatttcattatcgttatttactttacgctttaaattaagtcttttatttatttttaatattttacatttggttttaactgcgactaaagtttttaaaatcgacaaaccggtcattatacggtaaaaacccccctttataataataatattacttatatatatatttgtatttttataaatttaaactaatatagcgttaagctttgtgaaaaagattccctgtggaacgaaccggacttactaaaaactacactactgtacgattaggtacactgcctataagtgttgtagcaaggtttaagtatatccattctataaataaataaatatcttgtgtaaaattgtatcatatttaatagtatttccttgtaaaatataagctattttatatacacctcgcataacatcagttataCAGAttcagattatttatctgatccacataaagctaattcTCAAACTGGATATGAATTCTTAAATGGAGGCAccacaatatcatgacgttctaaaaaacaaacacttgttgcaacatcatcaaatcatgccgaagtgattgcattacatgaagccactcgagaatgtttttggttaagatcaatgacacaactcattattgattcttgtggactagaacgcgataaaagtctaacaactatctatgaagataatgcaacttgcatagcacagatgaaagaaggatatatcaaaagttatagaacaaaacataaatgctgacgaggcgctaaagccatAAACGgccttaacggtcataagtttgatggaaaagaatggtgtgttggtaaagctcagaaaaagactgaaagagataggaattgaaacaacggtttgagcaaaccacgaaggagatTGTAaaaaaatcacaggggctaaacttgtacataaaagatttatatGATACACTTTCAGATAAAAAACCTCAGATTCTCCTCAtttactcaaaatctcattaaagacaaccagattaaaatgagatacgttcaatcaacgaatctgctgatctttataccaaagcactgtcaactactgttttcagaacacacgttcacaatattggcatgaggcaagctcaaaagatgtgacgactcagcgatgtctattTGAGggagagtcaactctatgctgcactcttttttccttggctaaagtttttatcccattgggtttttctttagcaaggtttttaacgaggcagtactagttgatctctaacgaaacaaaattatcatccaagggggagtgttacgaTATGGATGGATTCTCATTTTGTACGCATGAAGATGAATAGAGATGATTGATAATCATGCACAGTAAAATCatgaattattgattactatttcacctactcCATAATTGATTGTGAAAACGAATAATGTACAGTtaacttttagtattataaatactcaCTCAATTTTAAGGATATGTACATCATTCTtgaataaaaatttactatcttcTTTCTTCTTTCATATTAGTTGAAAATAGGCATTAcaggtagttataaactactaaattacaacatgattataattgttgtactaataataaataatgttTCTTGACCAATATGTGGTGATGTACCACCGAACTTATTTCTACATATCTATTACAGTATTGGTCAATTCTAAGAGAACTATATATGTAATGTTAATTTCTTTAAGATTATAGATTTTTGTCGAGTACGGAGTATTATATAGAGAAATTTTGAAAGTAATTATATTAAATGGTTGAAGAGATAAGTTAGAAAAAAGAGCATTGATATTGACATATCAATAAAAAGGGTACTTAATTTGTTAAACACAAGTTAAAAcataagccaaaaaaaaaaaaaaaaaaaaaaaaaaatttaataatacgtagtaataaataataaaaaaaaataaaaaaattgttgaCTCATACAGTCCATAGCAAATTAAGCAGGGGGGGATCCAACTTATTTTTGGGTTTAAGTCGGGTTAGAGATAGGGACATCTAGTTAGCCCAAGCCCAACGAAAACTGTGACTCATAATGttttactttttcgtttaactaGTACTAATACTATTTAGGTAGTGTCTTTAACTTAATTGGATTACTTTTTTGATTTTGTCTCAGACCCAAATTAATCATTAGCTAGAAATATATTCGAATCAGACTATAATTTCGACTACGCTACAAATTAATTTAACATTTATTTTTGACGTTGAATATTGATTAATTGATTGATTTTAATAATTCCTCCGTTCCAAAGAGTGTCTCTCAACCAAAAAAAATCAACTTAAGATATGTCGTTAAAATTTCTACTTTATCATTCATAAAATATGTTATTCGAATTAATTAGTTTTCTTGTAAATGAAAAACAAAATATTAGGAGTAAATGTTTTCATGCTTCCATATATAATTATAGTAAATTTGAAGTTTCATTGACTTTTTTAGAGTTACTTTGAGTATATGAGATTTAATTTTACAACATAAACTCTTTCTATGTTACGATGGAGTATTAATAACACGCTTTAATTCTCAAAATAGAAACAGACAAAGATTCCTTTTAACAGTTCTTAATTAGTTATATTCCAAATGAAACGCAACGTTTCTCCGCATTTCTCTTGCACAAACACTTGACATTTTCTCCCACTCTAAAACACCAGATCAAACTATCACAAATCACAACAAATTTCATTTTTtttccatttaaaaaaaaaaaaaacatattctcTCGTTTTCATTCCATCAAAACGATGGGTAAAGGAGGAGCATTAAGCGAAGGCCTATTGAAAAACATCATCCTCTCGTATACCTACGTCACGATATGGATCTTTCTAAGTTTCACAGTCATCGTGTACAACAAATATATCCTAGATCGAAAAATGTACAATTGGCCATTTCCAATTTCATTAACCATGATCCACATGGGTTTTTGCTCTTCATTAGCTTATATTCTTGTCACAATTCTACAAGTTGTTGAACCGGTTCAAATGACTAGAGAAGTGTATGTTAAATCCGTTGTTCCAATTGGTTTACTTTACTCGATTAGTTTATGGCTTTCGAATACTGCTTACATTTATCTATCCGTTTCGTTTATTCAAATGCTTAAAGCATTAATGCCCGTTGCAGTTTACTCAATTGGtgttttgtttaaaaaagaaaatttTAAATCGCAAACAATGAGTAACATGTTGTCCATCTCTTTTGGTGTCGCGGTGGCAGCATATGGTGAAGCTAAATTTAATGCATGGGGTGTTACGTtacaattaggcgcggttgtttttgaggCGACGCGTTTAGTTTTGATTCAAATTTTGTTGACATCAAAAGGGATTACGTTTAATCCTATAACGTCGTTATACTATGTTGCTCCTTGTTGTTTGGTGTTTTTATCGGTTCCTTGGATGGTTGTTGAGCTTCCCGTTTTAAGGGAAACGTCTAGTTTTCAATTCGATTATATGGTTTTTGGGACGAATTCATTTTGCGCGTTTGCTTTGAATCTTGCGGTATTTTTGCTTGTTGGAAAGACGTCTGCTTTGACAATGAATGTTGCGGGTGTGGTTAAAGATTGGTTGTTGATTGCGTTCTCGTGGTCAGTAATAAAGGACACGGTGACACCAATTAATCTGTTTGGTTATGGGATCGCGTTTTTAGGTGTTGCGTATTATAATCATGCAAAGTTACAAGCGCTTAGGGCGAAAGAAGCCGAAAAGAAACCGATTGATGAAGTTGGGAAGCTTTTGGAAGAAAGAAAAGGAGAAGATGGATCAAGGAAGAATGAATCTAGTGCTTAATTAGATTTGATgcattttcttttttttattattttttattttattttgtcgaGTTGGAACGAGGTTTTGAATTGTTTTAAGGTTATATGAGTTTAGAAATGTTTGTTTAATGGACATTCCTTAAAAACCAAATAGTTGTAGGTGTTAGATTCGTCAAAGATTTGGTTAAGGATGTGTTTGAGTGACTAGTTTGTGagaatttataaagtttatatttatttatcataTAAGATTCAACTAGTTCGGATCCGGTCCGCGCGATGTGGCGAGGGCTTTCGgactgcatattcatatttaacgtagctttatgtatttacagaaggaaAAACAGCTCATGTGTTAAGCGTCGTTGTAGGTGTCGTTGTCTT comes from Rutidosis leptorrhynchoides isolate AG116_Rl617_1_P2 chromosome 4, CSIRO_AGI_Rlap_v1, whole genome shotgun sequence and encodes:
- the LOC139844127 gene encoding probable sugar phosphate/phosphate translocator At5g25400: MGKGGALSEGLLKNIILSYTYVTIWIFLSFTVIVYNKYILDRKMYNWPFPISLTMIHMGFCSSLAYILVTILQVVEPVQMTREVYVKSVVPIGLLYSISLWLSNTAYIYLSVSFIQMLKALMPVAVYSIGVLFKKENFKSQTMSNMLSISFGVAVAAYGEAKFNAWGVTLQLGAVVFEATRLVLIQILLTSKGITFNPITSLYYVAPCCLVFLSVPWMVVELPVLRETSSFQFDYMVFGTNSFCAFALNLAVFLLVGKTSALTMNVAGVVKDWLLIAFSWSVIKDTVTPINLFGYGIAFLGVAYYNHAKLQALRAKEAEKKPIDEVGKLLEERKGEDGSRKNESSA